Proteins encoded within one genomic window of Candidatus Baltobacteraceae bacterium:
- a CDS encoding response regulator — protein MVALLGVLLSDTRAADAWAQHSDDVLDQLHLLQNDIAQDQTYVRQFIFTGSPASRQGYETLNPKLVPDARKLQGLVRDNPEQSKIAAGFATFAQQDADAVRTLMVKLEHGDRDAVYKQQVAGAIAHPKTEGVVDAFQAAVRNFEVRENALRAQRRSSAKALWLALDVALLAVALGGVVVTIVLVLTFGRRISLRLQHLIAQAKAFGERGDVSEEIAGGDEIANVSHTLHDMAAQVKERNDALVRYRLLAEQARDAMAFIRRSDACILEANRAAAEMYGYPLDELVGMNARDLRTAEAATRIEEDIPRDGPFNALIETEHRRKDGTPFPVEIAMQSAILNGEHVVVSVVRDITQRRQSERTVREALAQAVEASRLKSEFVATMSHEIRTPMNGIIGMTELLLDTPLNKEQRECATTASESAHALLGIINDILDFSKIEAGKIELEMVEIDLLRKIETVGNLLSMQASAKGISLMTYVDPAIPSRLLGDPVRLRQILVNLAGNAIKFTQEGGVVLSADLISREGSTARVRLAVTDTGIGIDPETVPHLFTPFTQADGATTRRFGGTGLGLTITKHLVEAMGGTIGVDTARGKGSTFSFSLNFRIAREASSGPREELHGLRALVVDDDIIARDVLGRYVTSWGLHATTVETGPEALYSLRSAIRRKAPFDVALVDLRLAESDGIELGKVILADPELRATKLILVTAFQASSTGKEAIAAGFSAFLTKPIRQSQLYDSIANAVLGKAAASPESVLQHAPMASSHERILLAEDNAVNQQVALRQLERLGFDAEVVPDGAAAVERATTERFDLIFMDCQMPVLDGFEATRQIRRYETQTGRHVPIIAMTANALTTDRENCVAAGMDDYVAKPVGIESLRAVLERWLRRAGKPVFDDERLAGLFDGDPGGERDFLALTMSTLQSLCERIAKTVEEHRLIELAHELKGAAGNAGAVELAQIAEALERALKSNAGQPTIRATIDGLGAACDRLRLTLDRQINKEVPS, from the coding sequence GTGGTAGCTTTGCTCGGCGTTTTGCTGTCCGATACGCGTGCGGCCGACGCGTGGGCCCAGCATTCCGACGACGTTCTCGACCAGCTTCATCTGCTGCAGAACGACATCGCGCAAGATCAGACTTACGTGCGCCAATTCATTTTTACGGGCAGTCCCGCGTCGAGGCAAGGGTACGAGACGCTCAATCCCAAGCTCGTCCCCGACGCGCGCAAACTGCAAGGACTGGTACGCGACAATCCCGAGCAGTCGAAGATCGCGGCCGGTTTCGCGACATTTGCCCAACAAGATGCCGACGCCGTGCGCACGCTCATGGTCAAGCTGGAGCACGGCGACCGCGACGCCGTCTACAAGCAGCAAGTGGCCGGCGCGATCGCCCATCCAAAAACGGAAGGCGTCGTCGATGCGTTTCAAGCGGCCGTCCGAAACTTTGAGGTGCGTGAAAACGCGCTTCGCGCCCAACGCCGGTCGAGCGCGAAAGCTTTGTGGCTGGCCCTCGACGTCGCGCTGCTCGCTGTGGCACTCGGCGGCGTCGTCGTTACGATCGTTTTGGTGCTAACGTTCGGCCGGCGGATTTCACTGCGGCTCCAGCATCTCATAGCGCAAGCCAAGGCGTTCGGCGAACGAGGGGACGTCAGCGAGGAAATCGCCGGAGGCGACGAGATCGCAAACGTTTCGCACACGCTGCACGATATGGCGGCGCAAGTGAAGGAGCGCAATGACGCGCTCGTACGCTACCGCCTCCTCGCGGAGCAGGCGCGCGACGCCATGGCTTTCATTCGCCGAAGCGACGCCTGCATTCTGGAAGCTAATCGCGCCGCGGCAGAGATGTACGGGTACCCGCTCGACGAGCTGGTCGGAATGAACGCTCGCGACCTGCGTACGGCTGAAGCGGCCACTCGGATCGAAGAAGATATTCCGCGGGACGGCCCTTTCAATGCGCTCATCGAAACCGAGCACCGCCGCAAAGACGGTACGCCGTTTCCAGTCGAGATCGCAATGCAGAGCGCGATCCTCAACGGCGAGCACGTGGTGGTGAGCGTCGTCCGAGACATCACGCAGCGGCGGCAATCGGAACGCACCGTCCGGGAGGCGCTCGCGCAGGCGGTCGAGGCATCGCGCCTCAAGAGCGAGTTCGTTGCCACGATGAGCCACGAGATTCGCACGCCGATGAACGGCATCATCGGCATGACCGAGCTGCTTCTCGACACGCCGCTCAACAAAGAGCAGCGCGAGTGCGCGACGACAGCGAGCGAATCGGCGCACGCGCTGCTGGGCATCATCAACGACATTCTGGATTTTTCGAAGATCGAGGCGGGCAAGATCGAACTCGAAATGGTTGAGATCGATCTTTTGCGCAAGATCGAAACCGTCGGCAATCTGCTGAGCATGCAGGCTAGCGCCAAAGGCATCTCGCTGATGACGTACGTAGACCCGGCGATTCCGTCGCGGCTGCTCGGCGACCCGGTGCGGCTGCGGCAAATCCTGGTCAACCTCGCCGGTAACGCCATCAAGTTCACCCAAGAAGGCGGTGTCGTTCTCTCGGCCGATCTGATTTCACGCGAAGGCTCGACGGCGCGCGTTCGGCTCGCGGTCACGGATACGGGTATCGGCATCGATCCCGAAACGGTGCCGCACCTGTTCACGCCGTTTACGCAGGCCGACGGAGCGACGACGCGCCGTTTCGGCGGCACCGGCTTGGGACTGACCATAACGAAGCACCTCGTTGAAGCGATGGGCGGCACGATCGGGGTCGACACGGCGCGGGGTAAAGGCTCGACGTTCAGCTTTTCCTTGAACTTCCGCATTGCGCGCGAGGCTAGCAGCGGGCCGCGCGAAGAGCTCCACGGCTTACGCGCGCTGGTCGTCGACGACGACATCATCGCGCGCGACGTTCTCGGACGCTATGTGACGTCGTGGGGCCTTCACGCCACAACGGTGGAAACCGGTCCGGAAGCGCTCTACTCGCTGCGGTCGGCGATCCGGCGCAAGGCACCGTTCGACGTTGCGCTCGTCGACCTGCGTCTGGCTGAAAGCGACGGTATCGAACTCGGCAAGGTGATCCTCGCCGATCCCGAGCTGCGCGCAACGAAGCTCATTCTCGTCACGGCATTCCAGGCGTCGTCGACGGGGAAAGAGGCGATTGCCGCCGGATTCAGCGCGTTTCTCACCAAGCCGATTCGCCAATCGCAGCTCTACGACAGCATCGCCAATGCCGTGCTCGGTAAGGCTGCGGCGAGCCCCGAGTCCGTACTGCAGCACGCGCCGATGGCTTCGAGCCACGAGCGCATTTTGTTAGCCGAAGACAACGCCGTCAACCAACAGGTCGCGCTGCGCCAGCTCGAGCGGCTGGGATTCGATGCCGAGGTCGTGCCCGACGGCGCCGCGGCGGTCGAGCGCGCGACGACCGAACGTTTCGATTTGATCTTCATGGACTGCCAAATGCCTGTGCTCGACGGATTCGAAGCAACGCGACAGATACGCCGGTACGAAACGCAAACCGGGCGGCACGTTCCCATCATCGCGATGACCGCAAACGCGCTCACCACCGATCGCGAAAACTGCGTCGCCGCCGGTATGGACGACTACGTTGCAAAACCCGTCGGCATCGAGAGCTTACGCGCCGTGTTGGAGCGGTGGTTGCGCAGGGCCGGCAAGCCCGTGTTCGACGACGAGCGCCTCGCGGGACTTTTCGACGGCGATCCGGGCGGAGAGCGCGATTTTCTCGCGTTGACGATGTCCACGCTGCAATCGCTCTGCGAGCGCATTGCCAAAACGGTGGAGGAGCACCGGCTGATCGAACTCGCGCACGAGCTTAAAGGCGCCGCCGGAAACGCCGGCGCCGTGGAGCTGGCACAAATCGCCGAAGCGCTCGAGCGCGCCCTCAAAAGCAACGCCGGCCAGCCCACGATCCGAGCGACGATCGACGGTCTCGGCGCGGCCTGCGACCGGCTGCGGCTGACCCTCGATCGGCAGATCAACAAGGAGGTTCCGTCTTAG